A stretch of DNA from Penaeus chinensis breed Huanghai No. 1 chromosome 1, ASM1920278v2, whole genome shotgun sequence:
TATCAACTAGACATATTACCAATGCACTATCTGGACACATTcttataatataatgattttcAATATAGCAGTAACAATTGCAACAGTAAAAGTcatacatagaaaaaatatataatacacaccaaCACCTCCAATCTAAAAACATAATACTCACACTTGCTCCTGATCTCCAAAGTGTGGTACTCATCCATCAACACATCATCAGGATCTAACTCATCATCTGCCTTATTCATCAGAACAGCCATGCGGATCTCTCGCACGCCGTCATACACCAAGTGCGAGGCATCAATAAACTCGTTCTCATCCACCTCTTTGCCTGGTGTGCTGCTTAGGACCTCAACAGCCACGTCCACTCGCTGGGCAAAGTTTGGCAGCACTGAAAGAGAATTTACAAGGTCAGAGGTAATATAGTGAGTGCTGAAAAAAGGGGGCAATCAGAATAAACTAATGaacaatgaaaattaagataTTAACTCATTGGTCACAGAATGCATCATACCATTACATGACAGCACAGGACAGAATAATTATATAGCCCATGTCATCAACTAATTGGagggtttttatttctttcacccTTAGATCTGGTTGTGTCACAGCAATCACATGACCAAAAATCCAGCTTACATGATGGCGTGGTGGTCAGGATCGAAGGGGTTAATAGTACCAGCATCATTTTTCTGGTACCATAATTAGCTAAAGATACCTAAGGTAAATTTTAACATTTGCTAATAAATAGTAGCTACAAACAAGTAATTGTCAAAATTGGTGGTTGACCTCCTAACAAGCTGGGCACAAATGAGGAAAACTATTGATTTGCATTAACAATGTCAGAATAAAGGCCTGGTTAGCCAGTTGGCtgaatttttttcttgttgtcacTGGGTTAGgagaaatcatgataaaaatgttatGAGAATGTTATTcaatttataaaatacattatttatgatttttgcAACAGTATGTGCCAGTCTCATATCCCTCTTctatggaaaagagaaaaacaaacaagcataatGAATAAGCAAGAAAATTACTAAGAACAATACAACCTTTTtgtagaaagaaaaattaagCACATTCCCAAACACTTCCAGAAAATTTCTAAAATCCTTAATTCCACCCACTATTTAACCCAATACATCAACCCAATCTATGGACTTACCCTGGTCTCTCAACACCTTCACTGCCTCCAAGACTCGGTCAGTGTACATGCAGGGCTCATAGTTATCCATTTCTGCTGCAACCACATGGCACACACGGGCAGACCGGCCCCGAATAGCACCAGCAATGCGGTCTAGAGTGTCAGGATCGCCTTCGTTGATGGCTCGTACACATGTCTTCACATCCTCTAATATGTGACTCTCTGGAAAGATTGatgtaagaatgataagaattccttttcttctttttaataaagATGCATATTTGTACATCAGATTTTCTTATTCTAAAACAGACAACTAAATcaagggtaataacaataaattacatCTCAAAGCAACTGAAGTattcaaaaataatattagtcacaaatataaacatacctgAAACAGCAAGGAAGTCATCAATGGTTGTGATGTCATCCACAGACTCTGTGAGGATGCGCACTTGATTCTCCCAGGCATCCTTAAAGGCATCCATGTTCTCCTGAGCAACCTGAGATAATAccaaaaacaagataaacaacaaGCACAAAgcataaacatacagaaacactTTAAACAGTTCACAAAAATATCCCAGTGAGCATTACTACATTCAAAATCTCTTGAAGAAAGTCCTCCCACTCACACAAAACCCACCTTGGATTTGGGCCGTGCCGCAAGAATACGTGCAGCATTGATGACCTGAGGGCAGAGGTGTTCTATCTGTGCTGCACCATAGCGCACCATCTTCACACCATCCTCATTGTTGGACATGGTGCAGGCTAAGTTTGCAACCTCCACTAGCTTGTTTGCATGTTCAGTGAAGACctagaagacaagaaagaatgaaagataaatgtATGGTATAGTTAAATTTCACCAAGGAGATAGGTGAATGCAGAAGAGTGCACTTCATGCTTATTaaattacaaatatacaaatactgcACACTGATATCCACATATTTAATCATTGACATTAAGTCATGCAAGTGTATTTGTCAATTTTTGTCTACAGTTAGTCAATCCATTATTCCCCACTTCCCTGTCTTCAGCTCCACATGGGGCCTGCTATCCACTCACCTGAGCGTactcctctacttccttctcgTTGCCATTCCTTGCAGCTTCAACTAAAACTAGCAGTGGTACATTTGTCTCTAGGAAACTGGAATTCAAAAGCAAGTTATTCAGACACACAAACTGACAAGTTTCTCTGTACACATTGCTAAGTTAAATAAAACTAAGGTGATGTAATGAATATGGACtagtaaaaaacacacacaaaaataaatatacatattagacCCTGAAAAACATGTTTGCATTATtactaaataaacacacataaaactgaTTGCTAATATTTAGCTACAGACACAAATATTCAGAGAGGttcaaaatatacaaacataaaagacaaattgacagactatatctctctttcactttaatGAAAAAAGTATGTCTCCATAGGGTGTCAAACTCAAAATCTCTTGCAGGCCACTTTTCATTGCAGCTATCATCTTGAGGGATGACTAAGGATTATAACTTACAGTATttacttataaataaaaaaaaattgctttttttattagattgtaaatgatgaaactaatgataacaatgcatcTGACATCATATTCCATTACTGTGATCATAATTTCTCTGGCTAATAATTTTTGTCATCCTGCAGGCCACTTGTGACTATCCTGAGGGCCAAGTGTGGGCCATGAGTTTGACATCCCTATCATATGTTacctgatatataaatatataaaaaatatatatatatatcaataataaaaataataaccaaaaatacTCACCTATCTGAAACGTGATCAACTACAGCTTTACGCAATTGACGTCTAAGGTCCTTGGTCTTGCGATACATGTGATCAATTGCCTTGTCCAGATTTTCAGAGGGCTGTTTGCGTCCCATCTGAAAACAGGGAAAAACAATGTAAAACCTTAACTGAACTAGTAACAAGAAACAACTAAAACTAGCAGTCTCTAAGAAACTGGAATTCAAAAGCAAGTTATTCAGATACACAAACTGACAAGTTCCTCTGTACACATTGCTAAGTTAAATAAAACTAAGGTGATGAAATGAATATGGATTAGTGAAATAATAAATTGAAATACAATCACATAAACTGCTTTCTTTCTTAATATGGCTGTTTCTTTTCCTATAACTGAGCTCTAAATACAACAATGATTGGAAACTATTTTTGGAAATCTTGTATTTGTCATACACTGTAAATACATGAACACACCTGAAACATTTATACCAAACGGCTACTCACAGGCAACAAATATACACCAAAATTAATCCCATCTGAATCGAAAAGACATATCCAATCCATCAAAACACTAAAAGGGCGAAAATCCCTACCTCATCAGCTTATCACAACGGCAAGATATCTAAAATGCTCAGAACAAAAACTAACCATACCAGAACTACAACAAAAGTCAATTGACAGTGAGAGATTAAAAAGCAGAAGGTAATGCATTCTCAGAATCCAAAGACAATGCCATGGGAGCCATTAAACAGCAGATAACTTACCAACACtgatggagagagacaaaaacaatctCGAAATCACCCACGTGACCCCATACTCACATTATCCATATATTCTGTCAGCAGGTCCTGGAGGGCCTGTCTCACAGCATTACATTCCTCAACGATCTTGAGCCTCCTGTCGTCCCTTGTGCAGAACGAGTCTGCCATGAGGGCTGCCCCACTGATGATGGATTCCAGACGCTCCTCGAGGGAAGGACGGGTTCGCACTTCGTTGTAGGTCAGTGGGTCCATGTTGATACGTTCCTGTTAGGGGTTGTGGGGGAGGGTCGGTTAGAATGGCACAGGACAGAAGAGGGGCAAGGCATCAAAAATTACATGGCATTCACAAACAGTGGGAAAAATTGTTGTGATGGCATGTTTACAGAAGCATCTGCCAACATcactttttatcttcttatttttttttggaacaaataacaagtgcttagtcatcttTGAGTTAATTATTAAGCCTACCTGACCTCACCTATTTCTCATTCCCCAATCTCTTTTTAGAAAGTTTATATTTCTGTCACTGTTAATTTAACTTTTAACAATATCATTAGTTATATATCTACAGTCATAATAATCTTAaccacaataacatcaacaataataaacaaaaatcccAAAAAACTCAAGGAATAGTTTAAAAAGATGAGGTCAGTTAGGCCTAGCAAcagactccttagtgactaagtTTTTGTGGGGCCATCGGTGtgtaacataaaaataacaataaaaaaccaTAGTGGACAACGCAAGTATACATGCATTCACTGCATCAttgacaggaaagaaagaaagaaagacagaaagaaagaaagaaagaaagaaagaaagaaagaaaaaaaagagagaaagaaagaaagaaaaaaggggggggagagatctaACAAATTAGAATCTGTAATGTGTATCAATGTCATACAAATCAAATAACTTCTGAACAAATTGAAGGGTAAGACCCAAatgatgttaatgtttttttttaacctatgcatttatttttctaaatgtCTAGAATCCAATTTCCCTGTTGAGAAATTTGCAATATTTGGGTACTATATAATCCTGGAACAAAACTTATTAACCCAACTGCCACATATGGCAAGACTACaggccatgcccaatgtaatataagttatttattgtatttacacacagatggctcagAAAGTGGCTTTGTCACCatgtcggttattagtcctacctatctcacctgtttacccttttccttgacttttggaaatggtcttttgcattatttcattgtcttagaTGTTATCAAaattttatatcataatcataacgccaataacaaaaataacagtattgatatcaacagtattgatatcagcagtattaataagaaaaacacattttccctccaattcaaagaatggggaaatcaggatcggtcacaagggctactgaaagactccttgccggctgagcacatgtggagccatctgtatgtaacaacattcacaaaaaaactacaagggacagaacataaatcaggAACATTTGGGTTAATGGCAGGTTGAGTTATGGAACATAAAGTTTTCTTGGGCTCATACTAAAAATGAGAAAAGATTAAACATGGATTACACCCAATGAATGTTTACATCACATTAGCATGTACCCTCTACTGTTAGcctgaaagacaaagagaggcaatatttcaaacaaatattctccatatatgatacatacattcttactgcacatcaacaaacaaaaagcaaacacgcacacgcacacgcacactctctctctcactctctcactcactcactcactcactcactcactcactcactcactcactcactcactcactcactcactcactcactcactcactcactcactcactcactcactcactcactcactcactcactcactcactcactcactctcactcactctctctctctctctctctctctctctctctctctctctctctctctctctctcactcactcactcactcactcactcactcactcactcactcactcactcactctcactctctccctcattctctcactctctccctcattctctcactctctccctcattctctcactctctccctcattctctcactctctccctcattctctcactctctccctcattttctcactctctccctcattctctcactcactcactctcttactcactcacactcttactcactcactctctcactcactcactcactcactcactcactcactcactcactcactcactcactcactcactcactcactcactcactctcactcactcactctctctcactcactctctcactctctttcactctctctaattctctctcactctctctcactctctttcactctatttcactctctttcactctatttcactctctttcactctctctcactctcactctctttcactctctcatattAAGAGTTATGagtaaagataacataaaattcttttcctttctcctatcttatcatatatcatttatcaGCAATGCTCCTTGATCTCAATGCACTAAAACACTTAAAAACAATATATCTTcaacaaaaaaaagtattaataccagtgaaaaaaaaatatatcctccATGCAAACAAAGGAAGAATAAAGTGCACTGATCAACCGTCCCTCAGGAACTCCTGTGATACTCACGTCAAAGTCATCAAGGGCCGAGGCCAGCTCTCCCGGGCCTTCGTAGGGCATTTGGCCCGCCCCGGTGGCCTTACCCTGGGCTACATCACTGATGGTGTTCACTGCCTCACACACTTGCTTGAACACAAAGTCGCGGTTGGCCTTCGCTGCTGCCAGTTCTGGGTGCCGCACGTACGCCTGTGAGGTTGATTGGGGGGGTTGGAGTGTGCCGTAAGACTCGGAGTGGGCTTAAAAGTAGGTTTGTTTGCTTGGCTTTTTTCCCCTACCTAAACTTGTGTGCAAAGCCAGTGTACCTGCTAGGCTGCTAGTGGTTCATATTTTCttgaataaatttatttatttagttttactttTACTATGAGATGCAGTTTCATTGCTATGCAGAGACAATGAGGAAGTTTAACAAGCAACAAGAATCAGTGCCAATTTCAAGATAACACAGCTAGGCCATTATACAGCTCCCTTCAGAGTACAATATTGTATACTACTGGCTTAACATTTCTTAGCCTTGGCTAACTCTCTTACCTGATTTGGAGCCAAATCacattcaaacaaaaacaaaacacaaagtaAAAGATACTCTATGAAGTAAAAAAAACTAATCTGCCATCTATTCTCACTGTAGCTTTTGGCCAGCAAACTGAAGAATGCAATGATAATCTGCACAAAGCCATACTTCTCAACTTCAAAGCAGTGTTACTGCCAGCTCAAAAAACATCAGCCACAAGCATGTGATATAACTAATGGCTAAGATCACAGAGGTACCCACAGCTTGAGTTCAGAATACAGTTGAGCCACACAACGTATAAGAAAAGTTATGGTACAAATAGCATAATACAACAGGGTGAATACAGGGGGAAAGGCTTTGGGAAAATAGcagaaatataatgtttataaaaaaaaatcctatctctGAATGAACATATATCAACTGCAACAAGACTACAACATACATGAACATCTAAAATTTTGAAAGCATCTGCACtaaccttttttatatatatcagatttcATTCTGGCAGGCTCTACTGTATAATGAAACCCTTAAAAATCAATAATTCTAACAACCAAGTCAGAGCACAATCACAAAAAGAGATTTAAGATTAAGCAAATCTTTTGGAGAATATATCATGTGTCAAGTATCAACAGCTGTATCAACAAACATTAGAAAAAGTATGCAAGCTTTAATCTGGCATCTAATGTTACACAAATCTCTCCAAACCCATCAATCACAGCAAATGACAAGGTGGCGGCAACTTTTCCTATGTTCCTCAATACAGCTGACAAATCCCCTCCCTCAACACCTACCTTGGAGGCAGTTAGGAGCATCATGGAGTTCTTCTTGAGCACCGCGCGTGCTGAGGCAAGGTCGTCACGGAGCCTCGGGTCCTTCAGTTCGTTCTGGCGCTTCGCTGCCTGGTTGATGAGGTCACTTGTGTTCTTGCCAAACAGACGGAAGTTGTCAAGCAGCTCTGACTGGCTGGAGGCATTCTTGACCTTCTCTAAATCATCCTCCAcctgaggaggaggaaacgacgGATGAATAATTGacagtttgtgtatgcatgtgtacatctgtgtttgagagagagagagagagagagagagagagagagagagagagagagagagagagagagagagagagagagagagagagagagagagagagagacagggagagacagagacagggagagagagagagacagggagagtgagagacagggagagagagagacagggagagagagagagacagggagagagagagacagggagagagagagacagggagagagagagacagggagagagagagacagggagagagagagacagggagagagagggagagacagagagagagggggagagggagagagagagtgacagggagagggtgagagggggggagaagggagagagggggggagaaggagagagggggagagaggggggagagggagagaggggggagagggagagagaggggagagggagagagaggggagagggagagggagagtaacagggagagggagagtgacagggAGAGTATATAaatttgtgagtatatgtatttgtctgttatTCATTTCCAACTAAATGCattcaaaattatttataaatgcacaTGAATGTCCCTATTCCAATCCTTAAGCATCCTCCGAACCTGGTGACCCAAACCCAACACTCGATCTCGGAAACTCACCACTTGTAAGCTCTTGAGGAGCCGATGGACGTCCACCATGTCAGCCAAGATGAGCAGGCGCGTGACAGCCGAGAGGAGGTTCCTAGCAGCCCGCACCATGTTGCCGCGCTTCACACTGCTACAGGGGTCTTCAGCAAACTCCCGGGCGGCTCGCGACATGGTATCTCCTTGGGCAGGCAGGGAGTAAGGCCAAAAAGTCATTCTTAATTCGAGAACTTTAGATGCCCAGGTCGTAATGCTGTCTAATTACACTGTACTAAAAACTGTGTCAAATGAGGCTACTGAATAAAATCGCATGCATAGGTTATGCACACAAAAACATAGAAACTACAAATTGCAATATGGATTACCACTCAAattttaagtaaaaaaataaactactGTATTCTGAATCCACAAACAATCTGACATACACAGGAAAGATGAACCAGAAAGGgagaattaatattttaatgAAGCCATTATCATACCACTGTATTTTCCATAAATGTGAAGATCAaccaacaagtaaaaaaaaaaaaaaaaaaaaaaaaaaaaaaaaaaaaaaaaaaaaaaaaaaaaaaaaaaaaaaaaaaaaaaaaaaaaaaaagaggcaaatacCAGAATTACTTTGGGTCTCATACCAATTTCAAAGATCCTGCACTTATACAAACCTAAAACAATAAAACCCAGGCCAATATGTCAAAAAACCAGCCTGCATGTCTTTTTACCTAACACACTTTCTCTATACATAAAGGGATGTCATGTAAAAGATGTAAAATACTAAGAAGCACTAAATGAAAGGTCTTTTTATAGGGTTACAACCTCACTTAATTGGAGTATCCATTTCCACCAAAACATAATGGTCTTTATATCATGTTTCAAGAGAATAGACAAAATTTGGATATAAAGGGCAGTTCAAATGTCTTCAATTAAGGGACtacaagagcgagaaaaaaaaaccagcaaGTATCAATATAATGTTAATACAAAAGAATGACTTGAAAgttaaaaggaaacaaaaatcagtaaaaaaaaaaaaaaaaagttatcacaacacctaacaaaataataacaaaatataatttttttaatcaaatcatAAAATGTAACATACTTGTAAAAGGAACttcaacaaaaaaatcaatagacaaatctacataaaaaaaaaaaaaaatcaaaaaaatcatcacaacaacaaacaaacagcatacatgagaaaaaacacaaataactaATGAATACCAAACACTAGAGAACTGCCCACGAAGGCCGAGAGACCTGGGCCATGCTCGCACCATGCAGCCTGCACCTTCAACGCCTACCTGTCTTGCGAACCTCCTCGACAGCCCCCAGCATCTCGCCCTTGATGTCAGGGTTTTCGTAGGCGATCTCTTCCCCGCGCTCGATGAAGTTCCGTGTGGCTGCCTCCACTGCCGCAACCAGCACGTGGGCACGCTTGCTCCGCCCTTTCTTCTTCTTGGAGGGGCCTTTGGTGTTGACGAGGGTCGTGACCTAATGGCACGGACGGACGGGTATGCATGAGTGACAGGGGGAAGTTAGCTCTGGGTGATGGGTGGAGTGTTGGAGTGGGGTTAAGGATGGGGGTGAAATTAATGGCTAGGTTCAAAGCTAAATCTGAGggcaaataataaatcaataaaaacaagaaactgAGAAGAAAAACTGGGAACTTTAACTGgaggaaatacaaaacaaattgGCAACAAATTTTCAACAAgtgtaaaataaaaatgttaaaaattgGACAATATCACAATATGctggagaaaacaaaagaaaaaatataaatctttaaAGAAGGTTAAAGGACATACAAAAACAAAGGTAAACAATCTACATATGTACTTTCTACAAACCAACTACAGTTCGATAATAAGCAGGGTATAGTCAAACAAAAACTTGTATAAAAAaattggagagaaaaaatatcatcTGTCCACTCTAGCACTACCTTCAAAAGCCCACTTCTCTCCTATCCACTTAAAAGAAATTGCTTCTCTTTTATTCATAAACTATCTcgactattgttttttttttttttatatcacatgGTCTGATTATCTGCTTCATCCTGTATAAGGTCACTTTagattaaacaataataaagcaTTATATAATCAAAGTTGTGGTCATTTTCTGTAAAGTACACAGCAAATTTTTGTATACAGACTAATCTTTTTAGTTGAGTCTACATACATCTTTTAAACGTTTTCATCAGACAAATACAATTGAGAACTAACTATCTATGTCAAAGAGAATATGAACATTAACAGAATTTAAAATATTCCTACAATCCAATGATTATCTCAAAATCATACCTCGTTCATAAGAACAACAATTACATGACTTGTGTCAAAAGTGTatgaaacaaaagtaaatatgaaaaatacagcAATAGAACTTTATACATTAAAGggcaagatggggggggggaaaaaaaaaaatcaaacacaggGTTCTCCAAAGCACACCCACCGGCAAGGAAGAACAATTTAGCCaccgcagagagagaaaaagccgtCCCCTGAGATAATGTACAGGGATGGAGAGAAACCCCACAGACTcagcacaacacaacacactgTAGTGGTGGTGAATCCCCCCCAAGCTGTAAAACTCATTACCTGTATGACTAGGGGCTCTAGGGTCTTTTCGACTGACCGGGTCTTGATCTCAAGGTTCTTAATGTCCCATCGAAGCACCAGGCCACTGCCGTTATCGGTGCCCGGTGGCATGCTGGGGTAGTTTTGCTCGGGCATGGTGCCGAAGTAC
This window harbors:
- the LOC125045666 gene encoding catenin alpha-like isoform X2, with translation MPEQNYPSMPPGTDNGSGLVLRWDIKNLEIKTRSVEKTLEPLVIQVTTLVNTKGPSKKKKGRSKRAHVLVAAVEAATRNFIERGEEIAYENPDIKGEMLGAVEEVRKTDTMSRAAREFAEDPCSSVKRGNMVRAARNLLSAVTRLLILADMVDVHRLLKSLQVVEDDLEKVKNASSQSELLDNFRLFGKNTSDLINQAAKRQNELKDPRLRDDLASARAVLKKNSMMLLTASKAYVRHPELAAAKANRDFVFKQVCEAVNTISDVAQGKATGAGQMPYEGPGELASALDDFDERINMDPLTYNEVRTRPSLEERLESIISGAALMADSFCTRDDRRLKIVEECNAVRQALQDLLTEYMDNMGRKQPSENLDKAIDHMYRKTKDLRRQLRKAVVDHVSDSFLETNVPLLVLVEAARNGNEKEVEEYAQVFTEHANKLVEVANLACTMSNNEDGVKMVRYGAAQIEHLCPQVINAARILAARPKSKVAQENMDAFKDAWENQVRILTESVDDITTIDDFLAVSESHILEDVKTCVRAINEGDPDTLDRIAGAIRGRSARVCHVVAAEMDNYEPCMYTDRVLEAVKVLRDQVLPNFAQRVDVAVEVLSSTPGKEVDENEFIDASHLVYDGVREIRMAVLMNKADDELDPDDVLMDEYHTLEIRSKSSAHTVDTTIDEYPGVSGITTARDAMRNLSEEDKDKIAQQVENFRLEKVKFDQEVAKWDDTGNDIIVLAKHMCMIMMEMTDFTRGRGPLKTTMDVINAAKKISEAGTKLDKLSRQIADQCPESRTKDDMLAYLDRIALYCHQLNITSKVKADVQNISGELIVSGLDSATSLIQAAKNLMNAVVLTVKCSYVASTKYPRQGTIAPTHPPGGRSAVSELRFFSVVEMCIVFGMEQILMMCYSFLFYYLSSSSWFIYSSFWCKALFPFSYLDSTCSCQYVAVK
- the LOC125045666 gene encoding catenin alpha-like isoform X1, whose protein sequence is MPEQNYPSMPPGTDNGSGLVLRWDIKNLEIKTRSVEKTLEPLVIQVTTLVNTKGPSKKKKGRSKRAHVLVAAVEAATRNFIERGEEIAYENPDIKGEMLGAVEEVRKTGDTMSRAAREFAEDPCSSVKRGNMVRAARNLLSAVTRLLILADMVDVHRLLKSLQVVEDDLEKVKNASSQSELLDNFRLFGKNTSDLINQAAKRQNELKDPRLRDDLASARAVLKKNSMMLLTASKAYVRHPELAAAKANRDFVFKQVCEAVNTISDVAQGKATGAGQMPYEGPGELASALDDFDERINMDPLTYNEVRTRPSLEERLESIISGAALMADSFCTRDDRRLKIVEECNAVRQALQDLLTEYMDNMGRKQPSENLDKAIDHMYRKTKDLRRQLRKAVVDHVSDSFLETNVPLLVLVEAARNGNEKEVEEYAQVFTEHANKLVEVANLACTMSNNEDGVKMVRYGAAQIEHLCPQVINAARILAARPKSKVAQENMDAFKDAWENQVRILTESVDDITTIDDFLAVSESHILEDVKTCVRAINEGDPDTLDRIAGAIRGRSARVCHVVAAEMDNYEPCMYTDRVLEAVKVLRDQVLPNFAQRVDVAVEVLSSTPGKEVDENEFIDASHLVYDGVREIRMAVLMNKADDELDPDDVLMDEYHTLEIRSKSSAHTVDTTIDEYPGVSGITTARDAMRNLSEEDKDKIAQQVENFRLEKVKFDQEVAKWDDTGNDIIVLAKHMCMIMMEMTDFTRGRGPLKTTMDVINAAKKISEAGTKLDKLSRQIADQCPESRTKDDMLAYLDRIALYCHQLNITSKVKADVQNISGELIVSGLDSATSLIQAAKNLMNAVVLTVKCSYVASTKYPRQGTIAPTHPPGGRSAVSELRFFSVVEMCIVFGMEQILMMCYSFLFYYLSSSSWFIYSSFWCKALFPFSYLDSTCSCQYVAVK
- the LOC125045666 gene encoding catenin alpha-like isoform X8, with protein sequence MTLDHFNPGGPVILKWDPKNLEIRTMSVEKTLEPLVIQVTTLVNTKGPSKKKKGRSKRAHVLVAAVEAATRNFIERGEEIAYENPDIKGEMLGAVEEVRKTGDTMSRAAREFAEDPCSSVKRGNMVRAARNLLSAVTRLLILADMVDVHRLLKSLQVVEDDLEKVKNASSQSELLDNFRLFGKNTSDLINQAAKRQNELKDPRLRDDLASARAVLKKNSMMLLTASKAYVRHPELAAAKANRDFVFKQVCEAVNTISDVAQGKATGAGQMPYEGPGELASALDDFDERINMDPLTYNEVRTRPSLEERLESIISGAALMADSFCTRDDRRLKIVEECNAVRQALQDLLTEYMDNMGRKQPSENLDKAIDHMYRKTKDLRRQLRKAVVDHVSDSFLETNVPLLVLVEAARNGNEKEVEEYAQVFTEHANKLVEVANLACTMSNNEDGVKMVRYGAAQIEHLCPQVINAARILAARPKSKVAQENMDAFKDAWENQVRILTESVDDITTIDDFLAVSESHILEDVKTCVRAINEGDPDTLDRIAGAIRGRSARVCHVVAAEMDNYEPCMYTDRVLEAVKVLRDQVLPNFAQRVDVAVEVLSSTPGKEVDENEFIDASHLVYDGVREIRMAVLMNKADDELDPDDVLMDEYHTLEIRSKSSAHTVDTTIDEYPGVSGITTARDAMRNLSEEDKDKIAQQVENFRLEKVKFDQEVAKWDDTGNDIIVLAKHMCMIMMEMTDFTRGRGPLKTTMDVINAAKKISEAGTKLDKLSRQIADQCPESRTKDDMLAYLDRIALYCHQLNITSKVKADVQNISGELIVSGLDSATSLIQAAKNLMNAVVLTVKCSYVASTKYPRQGTIASPIVVWKMKAPEKKPLVRREKAEDVRAKVRKGSQKKQVSALKALAEFQSPADAI
- the LOC125045666 gene encoding catenin alpha-like isoform X3, giving the protein MPEQNYPSMPPGTDNGSGLVLRWDIKNLEIKTRSVEKTLEPLVIQVTTLVNTKGPSKKKKGRSKRAHVLVAAVEAATRNFIERGEEIAYENPDIKGEMLGAVEEVRKTGDTMSRAAREFAEDPCSSVKRGNMVRAARNLLSAVTRLLILADMVDVHRLLKSLQVVEDDLEKVKNASSQSELLDNFRLFGKNTSDLINQAAKRQNELKDPRLRDDLASARAVLKKNSMMLLTASKAYVRHPELAAAKANRDFVFKQVCEAVNTISDVAQGKATGAGQMPYEGPGELASALDDFDERINMDPLTYNEVRTRPSLEERLESIISGAALMADSFCTRDDRRLKIVEECNAVRQALQDLLTEYMDNMGRKQPSENLDKAIDHMYRKTKDLRRQLRKAVVDHVSDSFLETNVPLLVLVEAARNGNEKEVEEYAQVFTEHANKLVEVANLACTMSNNEDGVKMVRYGAAQIEHLCPQVINAARILAARPKSKVAQENMDAFKDAWENQVRILTESVDDITTIDDFLAVSESHILEDVKTCVRAINEGDPDTLDRIAGAIRGRSARVCHVVAAEMDNYEPCMYTDRVLEAVKVLRDQVLPNFAQRVDVAVEVLSSTPGKEVDENEFIDASHLVYDGVREIRMAVLMNKADDELDPDDVLMDEYHTLEIRSKSSAHTVDTTIDEYPGVSGITTARDAMRNLSEEDKDKIAQQVENFRLEKVKFDQEVAKWDDTGNDIIVLAKHMCMIMMEMTDFTRGRGPLKTTMDVINAAKKISEAGTKLDKLSRQIADQCPESRTKDDMLAYLDRIALYCHQLNITSKVKADVQNISGELIVSGLDSATSLIQAAKNLMNAVVLTVKCSYVASTKYPRQGTIAPTHPDVGKKKEVEIKQMTNSPIVVWKMKAPEKKPLVRREKAEDVRAKVRKGSQKKQVSALKALAEFQSPADAI